A window from Athalia rosae chromosome 5, iyAthRosa1.1, whole genome shotgun sequence encodes these proteins:
- the LOC105688552 gene encoding serine/arginine repetitive matrix protein 1 translates to MLPESNFPISGGIMQTEEVVPRATSAGIDTGTPTEEISHQQTQLQHQLHHQLPQLQHLPSPLESLITHMAVKQEPQEEEDREQVRTSPSPQAETHVVQSGLPNGGQGQVQIQAQAMMGRTEGLQPAQDTSGRARPSRGRRKSRWKLKFHHQALPPEYLDHYEAALAQEALNSPPTPVQETMAPSPAPTTSTSTPSPIADVHGWLQRIAAMQQELCPPVTTQNSVPPSPQTPNYRRSVITSTPNAHPHPPHHHHHSHSHSQSHHHPLQQAQPAPRPPMKYSDLPYMGEITLDNSKPRRGRKPKKADICHLIYKNYGTILPGTPGLEERKQLNSPRIKIENKEQPAQVSFQRTDIQNRISSLLEKRLTQESRRNHSVSDNQKISEQEEPLNLCIRDLNQLKIRLLRKHGNVYESGQVKSEGSSDGEEVECLGATTPVEGGENLRSIDVSNNNNNNININNNNNNLNESVIGPNPGFVYWPNGGVFIHPMALQSQFLYYQKMAQNGNNPGLPPGSDHPTVKEQKIVPNSIYSMLAERKSPAPTPPTPVHTASTPAPPPPTPPTVQQTVATTPAESPRPKRSGPGGSHGQPTKRKRSAIFIPPMPTENNNNPATEVSICKFKFTGGAKPSLQEKKSLSVDSGGNFRYYSGTGDKSMRGYEFFPREALQQPAGQAGSSAGAFLNAAGERIPPPSQRPGVATPEDGRRKRKTRKSLQREKLEQTFKEKGFLIQTQQLESAEGATYCKFRQLRKFTRYLFRSWKDYLPGNVRELTGAEGEQEVEGEGDRESPIIGAHGVPGGIVELPPAILDEPQSLPQSLPLT, encoded by the exons ATGTTGCCTGAAAGCAATTTTCCTATATCAG GGGGCATTATGCAGACCGAGGAAGTCGTCCCTCGAGCAACGTCTGCGGGGATAGACACGGGCACCCCAACCGAGGAAATATCCCACCAGCAAACGCAGCTCCAGCATCAGTTGCACCATCAACTTCCTCAGCTGCAGCATCTTCCGAGTCCTCTGGAGTCGTTGATAACTCATATGGCGGTGAAACAGGAACCACAGGAAGAAGAGGACCGGGAGCAGGTCAGGACTTCTCCTAG TCCGCAGGCAGAGACGCATGTCGTTCAAAGCGGCTTGCCAAACGGGGGGCAGGGGCAAGTCCAGATCCAGGCCCAGGCGATGATGGGGAGAACGGAGGGACTGCAACCCGCCCAGGATACCTCTGGCAGGGCGAGGCCCAG TCGCGGACGTAGGAAGTCGAGGTGGAAGCTCAAGTTCCATCATCAAGCTTTGCCGCCTGAGTACCTTGATCATTACGAAGCTGCGTTGGCTCAGGAAGCCTTGAATTCGCCCCCTACGCCCGTCCAGGAAACGATGGCCCCGAGTCCCGCGCCAACTACGTCAACGTCGACGCCCAGCCCCATAGCCGACGTTCACGGCTGGCTGCAGCGGATCGCCGCGATGCAGCAGGAACTTTGTCCCCCGGTGACGACTCAAAACTCTGTTCCACCGAGTCCGCAAACACCCAATTACAGGCGTTCGGTTATCACCTCGACCCCCAACGCGCATCCTCATCCTCCGCATCACCATCACCATTCTCATTCTCACTCGCAGTCCCATCATCATCCACTTCAACAAGCGCAGCCCGCTCCCAGACCCCCGATGAAATACTCGGATCTTCCCTACATGGGGGAGATAACATTGGACAACAGTAAGCCGAGGAGAGGAAGGAAGCCGAAGAAAGCCGACATCTGTCACCTGATCTACAAGAATTACGGGACGATACTACCTGGTACACCCGGGCTCGAGGAACGGAAGCAGTTGAACAGtccgagaataaaaattgagaacaaGGAGCAACCGGCGCAAGTGTCTTTTCAACGTACGGATATTCAGAACAGGATCAGTAGTCTTTTGGAAAAGCGACTGACCCAAGAATCTAGAAGAAATCACTCCGTTAGCGATAATCAAAAGATATCGGAGCAAGAGGAACCCCTGAATCTGTGTATCCGAGACCTGAATCAGCTGAAAATACGGCTGTTGAGAAAACATGGTAACGTTTACGAGTCTGGTCAGGTGAAGAGCGAAGGCTCCAGCGACGGAGAGGAGGTCGAATGTCTCGGCGCTACCACTCCGGTCGAGGGTGGAGAGAAtctccgatcgatcgacgtatcgaataacaacaacaacaacatcaatatcaataacaataacaacaatttaAACGAATCGGTGATCGGTCCCAACCCGGGTTTCGTTTATTGGCCGAACGGCGGAGTATTCATCCATCCGATGGCTCTGCAGTCGCAATTTTTGTACTACCAAAAAATGGCACAGAACGGGAACAACCCCGGTCTTCCTCCCGGTTCGGATCATCCGACCGTAAAGGAGCAGAAGATCGTACCCAACTCGATCTACTCGATGCTCGCGGAACGCAAATCACCCGCACCGACTCCACCAACCCCCGTTCACACCGCGTCTACGCCCGCGCCTCCCCCACCTACGCCGCCGACTGTTCAACAAACCGTTGCCACAACACCCGCGGAATCGCCGAGACCGAAGAGAAGCGGACCGGGAGGAAGTCACGGTCAaccgacgaagagaaaaagatcggCGATATTCATACCGCCGATGCCGACGGAGAACAACAATAATCCAGCGACCGAAGTCAGCATTTGTAAGTTCAAGTTTACCGGGGGAGCCAAGCCGAGTCTTCAGGAGAAGAAAAGCCTCTCGGTTGATTCGGGAGGGAATTTCCGCTACTACAGCGGCACAGGTGACAAAAGTATGAGGGGATACGAATTCTTTCCGAGGGAAGCTCTTCAGCAACCGGCGGGCCAGGCGGGATCTTCCGCTGGTGCATTTTTGAACGCCGCCGGTGAAAGGATCCCGCCACCCAGTCAGCGTCCGGGAGTCGCAACCCCTGAGGACggtaggagaaaaagaaaaactaggAAATCTTTGCAGAGAGAGAAACTGGAGCAAACtttcaaagaaaaaggatTTCTCATTCAGACGCAGCAGCTAGAATCTGCCGAAGGAGCGACTTACTGCAAGTTTAGACAACTGAGGAAGTTCACGAGGTATTTATTCAGGAGTTGGAAGGACTATTTGCCCGGCAATGTTAGAGAACTTACCGGAGCGGAGGGAGAACAGGAAGTTGAAGGTGAAGGAGACAGGGAATCCCCGATCATTGGAGCGCACGGGGTTCCTGGCGGTATAGTTGAACTACCCCCTGCAATTTTGGACGAGCCTCAATCCCTGCCACAATCCTTGCCACTCACTTGA